The region GCAATAAGTTCAGAACCGCGCATAATTAAAATAGGTTTGAGGGGCAATTATGTTAGAGGACTTCAGCAAAATTTAAACAATAGGCTTGGTATGGGACTGAAGGAGGATGGCATTTTCGGTCCTAAGACAAGAACTGCAGTGAGGTCTACGCAAAGCATGTATGGACTGAAACGTGACGGTATCTTCGGTCCCCATACAAGGAACGCAATTGAAAATCATACGCCACATACCGTGATGTTTGGTTCGCATGGTGTTGGAGTGAGTACACTTCAGACCATGCTGAATAGAAGGGGAGCTGGACTCAAGGTAGATGGTATGTTTGGTCCTAAGACACAGGGAGCCGTACGCCAGTTTCAGATGAATAATGGTTTGAGGGTTGATGGTATAATAGGCAGGAACAGCTGGGCTAAACTCATGGGACGGTAAAATTATGGTACGTAATAAGTCTTCTATGGTTTTATTAAAAATTACTATTTTTAATCCCTGAGATCCTTCGGATTCAGGTAGCGCCGGTTCAGCTTTTGAAGTCTAGTTTGATTGGATTTTTCTCTCTGGAACTCCGAAGAATCCTCGATATTTGCTAAGAGGAGCTTCACAAAAGTAGGCGCTAAAACCCCAGACTTATTACGTACAAATTATGCAAGAATTTAACAAGCATTAAAACAGATTAGAGAAAAATATCGATAATATCTATTTCCTCAACTCCAAATATTTGCTTGCCCATAACATACCATCATCGCAATAATAAAACCAGGTATGATATGGTGTTCCATCTTGGTTAAACACTTCTAAAAAATTATTATAACGCTGTATTGTTTCGGTATATTTATCTAAATAACGTTGTAACAATTCTTTATCATATCTTTTAACAACATCTAAATAACATAATCCAAGATGCATCCAATTAGTTGAGCCTTCATAATTTTGCGCAAAAATATTGAGTAGTTTTAACTGCTGCCGATCGAATTCTTGCCGCGCATATTGGAGTGGAAATGGATTATCAAGCCCGACACGTTGTATCTCATTTAGACATTTTTTGAACATCTTTTTATCATCAACAACCTTGCACCAGAATGGAAATGTATTTGCGTCTCCAGAAATATGATTGCCAACCAATTCTTCACGAAAGTATTTTCCTGTCCAAAAATTATCTATAATAATTTTCTTAAAATCAAAATGTTTGAATGAACAGGCAAGCTTCAACTTGTTTGCTTCTTGTTGGATCATGTAGCTCATGCAATTATTATAACATGAAGAAACAGTATGGGCATTATCTTTCATTGATGAAAAATGCTTCTTAGAATCGATTAATCCTTGATCAGTTAAAACATATGTATAGTAAAACGTAAGTTGTTGTTCCAGAAAAGGTTTATAGACTTCTGCTAAATATTTATTTCCAGAAACACGAAGAGCATACAATAAAAATGCTAAACTGTCGGGAGCATAGGCAAAAACATCTAGTGGCTTGTGGTTTTGAGTAATTGTCGTTGTTATTTTATTATGCATTGCATAAACATGGAGGCAATATTGCAGTGTTTTTTCAATTTCTTTTTTATAACCTAATTTCAACAGCGCTTCAACACAAATCCCAAAATCACGAATATAAAAAACAGCAAAATTTCCCTTGCTTACTTGAAAATACTCCCCATTAAAACAGTTTTTGACAATAGTATTGGCTATCTGCTGAGGAGTTCCTTTATATTGCGGTAATCCTTGTTTTGCAATTTGGAGTCTTCGTTTTAAAAACCGCAATCCTTCCAGTAAATGGCCTAACTCGTACATTTTGTATAATAAGTAAATTGTGTTTATATAATTAACTGGCAGTTCGGCTTCATCCAAAAAACAGCGATGGGACATAAAGTCCCATTTTTAAAAATATAAAAATACGGACCTGGCGAGATTCGAAGTCCCGCAACCTTTTACGTTCGTAAAAGCTTGACCAAAAAACAGCGATGGGACATAAAGTCCCATTTTTAAAAATATGAAAATACGGACCTGGCGAGATTCGAACTCGCGATCTACAGCTAGCTCCTTAGAGAACTTTGCAAAATTATGGTTACTGCCTATTTTGTGAGCATTTTCGAAAGACTTATCGAGCAATTTTCGAGGTTCCAGAGAGAAAATTGCTTTGTTAAACAGAGATCTCAATGCGAACTGGCAGTAACCCGAGCTTTGCGAGTATTTTGCAAAGTTCTCCTTAAGTAATAGGAGGCTGTCGCCTTATCCAGACTGGGCCACAGGTCCATTTGAACATACAAATATCATATAATTTTTAAATATGATGATATACACTATTTTATGCAGCGACTTATATATATTGTAAGATCGTCTTATCCTTCTCATATTCCTGAAGATAATGTTCCACGTGAAGAACATAATGTTGTTGAAAGTCTTATAGAAGAACTTATTATCCAAGAGCATTTAAAACATCTTTTTTTCGAGGCGCGATTTCTTAATGGAAGTGGTACTAATCAGGGATCATCTTTATTTAATGATGTGATGTTATCTCTTGATGTTGTTGTAGCTAGTTTCCAAGCAATGATCAGAGATAAACAAGCAAGTATGGATGCTGATATGCCTCCAACAATACCTCCTCTGCTTTATATTGTTCCTTTTTCTGCGGTTCTAACATTAGAACAACAAGTAAAAAAAGTAAGTAAATTAGTTGGATTTAATGGAAGCTCAGATATTCTGCTTCATCTTTATACATGGTTAACTGATAAATGTGTTTATCGCCAAGTAGTATCAATGGGCGGAGAACATAATCTATTATGGGTGGGGCATTGTCATGAACTGCATGATTTTTACAAACCAAATTCAGGCTTTAAAGTCGTAGATATTACTCTAAAATATAATCGTGAAGACAGAATAACCTATGAACTGCGAGCATATAATGGACATGCACAAGATTGTGTTGATATTCCAAAGTATCTATCACCATTAATCCAAAGCCATATTGATCGAGCTACAAAAGCATCTTCTTCACAAAATCCGGCACAATCCAAAAAATGAGTGATATTGCGAAAATGCCTTCGGCAGCCACGGAAAATCACTATTTTCCTAGTTGCGTTCGTTTCACTCAGCAACCACCATCGGCTCGGCTGTAGATGTTTGTTATGGAAGATGCTATCCTGCACTTTTCGCAATATCACTTACAAATTGGATTGTGCCCAAAATCCGAAACATATATAAACTTCATTTTCTCAAAAAAAGATTTATAGTAGAGGTGTTCATTGATGAGAAAGAATACGAAAAAACATATGCATAAAGCATACGAAGAAAAACATTCTCATTATCATTTATATGCGCCCATAGTTGCCATTGTAGCAGTTACTATTATGGGTATGTTAACCATGGCTTCTGTCGGACTAAATACTCCAACAGGTTATGCAGTTATGTCCTGCAATACTGATGTAGATTGTAGCGGCAGTGATATGTGCTACAAAGGTATATGCTTCAATCAACAGATGTTAAAAGAGTTTAGAAGCAAAAATAATCAAGAACAAGCAGATTATATTAGCGAATTGCAGCGGCAGGCTTCTGGTCAAGGTGCAGGTCCTCAAGGTGAAACAGTATTACAGTCACCTTATTTTCAAGAAGTTTCTAATTATCAAGTATTAGAAACAGTTCCTACAGGCGGTCAGCAATGCCCTGAATTTTTGTATGAATGCCATGTTAACGGCGTACAATCTTATAAATTTAAAGCACATCCAAGTACTTGTTTAAAACAGGAAAACCTTGGATTAGTCGATTGTCCAAACGGTTGTGATAAAGTAACAGGCCAATGTGTTGGCAGTCAACCAGCAGCTCCAAGTCCAGCAACTGATACTAGTGAGCCTGATACGGGTGAAGAAGAATCATACGATGATTTCTTTTTTGAATAGGCATTTTGTAAACAAAATGCCATAGCAATCTTTATATATAATTACCTAATAGCAGTCAGTATGGCAATAGGGAAATATGAACCATTAGTAATTGAGCCAAAAATTCTCAGTTTTTGGGAAAAGCATAAACTCAGGGAAAAAATCAATAAGAGAAATAAAAAGGGAAAACAGTTCTATTTTCTAGATGGTCCTCCCTACACCTCAGGTCAAATACATTTGGGAACAGCTTGGAATAAGGCATTGAAAGACTGTGTTCTGAGATACAAGCGAATGCAGGGATTTGATGTTTATGATCGTGCAGGTTATGACATGCATGGATTGCCGATTGAGCATAAAGTAGAGGCAAAGTTTAATATCAAAAACAAAGATGAAATTCCTTCATTTGGTGTTGAAAGATATATCGAAGAATGCAGAAAATTCTCTTTGGAAAATATGAACTTAATGAACAAAGATTTCCAGCGTCTTGGTGCGTGGATGGATTTTGATCATGCATATACTCCTATTACTGAGCAAAGCATTGAAGCAATTTGGTGGCTGATTAAAAAAGCTCATGAGCAAAAAAGATTATATGAAGGAGAACGAGCAATGTCATGGTGCAGCACCTGCGCAACAGCTTTGGCAAAACATGAGTTGGAATATAAAAACATTGATGATCTTTCTGTTTATTTAAAATTCAAACTTAAAACTACTAAGAATAAAGAGTCGAACGAATACTTAGTTATCTGGACAACAACTCCATGGACTATTCCTTTGAACTTAGCAGCTGTAGTCCATCCAAAATTCTATTATGCTAAACTAAAAGTAGGCAATGAATATTGGATTATGGCTAAAGAATTAGTTGGAAAAGTGATGAATGAAATAGGCGCAGCAGTGTATGAAGAAGTTGAAACATTCTTAGGCGAAAAACTAGCTGGTAAAGAATATATTCCTCCATTTCCCGATGAATTTACCTATATTACCGATGCTCAAAAAACACAAAAGAAAATTTACACGATACTTCTTTCAGAGGAATATGTTAATTTAGAAGATGGAACAGGGATTGTGCATTTTGCTCCTGGATGCGGAGAATCTGATTATGAACTTTGTATTAGAGAAGGGATAAAGCCATTTAATGTTCTTGATGAATATGGAGTATATCCAAAAGAGCATTCAACATTTGGCGGTTTAGTTGCAAAAAAAGATGACAAAGAATTTGCGCAGCTTATCGATAAGAATAATTCTCTTATATTTAAGGCAAGATACAACCACAGTTATGCGCATTGCTGGCGCTGCCATAATCCTATTATCTATCGAACAACCAAACAGTGGTTCTTTAAAATTGAAGACTTAAAAGAACAGATGATTCATGAGAACAAGACTAATATTCATTGGGTGCCTGATAGTGCATTCAATGCATTTGATGCATGGTTAGTTAACTTGCGGGATAATTCTATCACTAAACAGCGATATTGGGGAACACCATTGCCTGTTTGGCAGTGCAAAGATTGCCGTTATTTTGAAGTCTTATCAACAAAAAAAGAAATTGAAGAGAAATGCAAAATAAAACTAAAAGATCTTCATAAGCCATGGATTGATGAAGCTCAATATCCTTGCAAGCAAAAAACATCGCATGGTTTGTGCAAAGGAATCATGAATAGAATTCCAGATGTCATGGATGTATGGATTGATCCTGGCTGCGCATCATGGATAAGTTTGGATTATCCTTCTCAACAAGAGCTTTTTACAAAATTATTTCCTGCAGATTTTATTCTTGAAGGAAAAGACCAAATCAGAGGATGGTTTAATGTCTTGATGGTTTGCTCAATGTTAGGAATGAGAAAAATATCTTTCAAAAATGTGTATATGCATGGTTTTGTCCAGGATTCTTTAGGACGAAAAATGTCAAAGTCTCTCGGCAATGTTATTTCACCCAGTGAAGTGATTGACAAATATGGCGTTGATACTTTTAGGTTTTATGCAATTGGCGGCGCAAAGCCAATGCTGGATTTAAATTATAATTTTGAAGATATGAAAATAAAAAATAAAAATTTAGATGTATTTTGGAATCTCCATAAACTGTTAATTGACATGAAGACTGCCCATAATCTTGAACTTCTTCCTCTGGATAGAAAGGAAAAGAAAGAGCTTGATTTAGAAGATAGGTACATTCTTTCACGGCTTCATGCTACTATTAAAAAAGTCACAGAAAAATATGACCAATATCTGATTAATGAAATTCCATGGATTATTGAAGAATTATTTTTAGAATTGTCAAGAACTTACATTCAAACCATCAGGGATAGATTTGCATTAGGTGAAAAAGAAATAAAGCAAGTAGTTTTACGTGTATTCTACCACGTATATTTTGATTGTTTAAAGATGTTTGCAACAGTTTGTCCTTTTGTTAGTGAAGAGATTTATCAAAACCTTAAAGAAATATTCAAGCTCAAAGAACAAAGTATTCACGAAAGTGTTTGGCCAGCATATGATGAAAAACAAATTGATGAAAAACTCGAGCGGGAATTTGTCGTTGCTAAAGATACTATGCAGAGTATTTTATCTGCCCGAGAAAAAGCGCAATTAGGTGTGCGATGGCCATTGAAAAAAGTCGTTATCGTCACTATGGATGAAGAAATAAAGTCGATACTTACCTTTATGGAATCAATTATAGCAACTCAGACCAATGTAAAATTTATTGAAATAGTGAAAAGCTTTGACAAGATGAGTATTAAAGTAAAGCCTAATTATAAATCACTTGGTCCAACATTTGGCAATGATGTTCCAAAAATTATTTCAGCATTATTAACAGAAAATGAACATACTCTTATCAAACATATTGACAAAGAAGGTTCTTTTAAGTTAAAGGTTGGAGCTAAAACCTTTAACGTAACTAAAGATCATCTTGTTTTTGAAAAAACGCTTCCAGCAAATTATATTTCAGCAGAGTATAAATATGGTGATTTATTAATTGACATTGAAAGAACGCCAGAACTCGATGGTGAAGGCTATAGCAGGGAAATAATACGGCGTGTCCAGGAAATGAGAAAAAAACAAGGTTTGCAAAGACAGAATTTGATTAAACTAAGTATTTCTACTGATGAAAACCTATGTGCCTTAATGTCTTCAATGGCAAAAGAAATCAAAGAATAGTAACATCACTACAAAAAGTTTAAATAGAAGTTGTGGTTTCTATATGTCATGACACACGTGACTAGTAAGAAAATATTGAATGTTAATTCTGCTCGTTTTAGTTCTTTTAGTTTTTAATTGTCAATAATCCGACATAACTTTCTGTTCTTCGCTTCGGGTTGAAATCCATTTTGCTTGGAAAGGAAAAGTCGGTTTTCTGAGAAATTTACCGTAAAAATTAATAAGCCGATAGGCTCTAAAATGTGGAGGAAAATAAAATGACATATCCAAATAGACTAGTGAAAGTTTCAGATATAGGGGCTCTAACAGAACAAATTGCTCAACTTAGATGGTCGGGGGAATCAAATAGCCTAGAATTGCCTCGTAAGCAACAAAATGCACAACGTGTACGATTAGCAGGAGCAGTAAGTCTGCCAGAAGTAAAGGCTGCTGATAGTGGATTGGAAATCTACTGGAGGGGTGGTGATGGACGAGATTATCAAGCTACACTGGTAGGTTTAGATTCTAAAAGAGGTTATGCCGTCGTGACACAAGTTACATCTGAATGGAAGAAAGATCCATATAGAGCATGGCGTGCTGAGAATGGTCCCTGGTTCTAAAAATTACTATTTTTTCTTTTCTTTCTTTTCTGTTCATTTTATTTTTGCTGAAGTTTTCTCATTTAATTAAATCTAAAAAATTTGGCGTAGCGAAACCAAGTCATTAAATCAATGTTATGCTCTCTTACTGGAGAGAAGACAAAGTTTTAGTGCAACGATGCCGAAGGCAAAAAATCAAAGTAATTTCAGGGGTGTATTCAATCAAGCGAACACAGTGAGCCATCAAGGACATACCTCAAGGAGACAATTTTAGTTCGTCGTTCGTAGGGGGAGGGGGCATGTGTTTTTTGCTTCTTTTTTACAAAAAAGAAGAGTAAGGTTTATTTGTTAAAGATCTTTGCAAATATTTTATCTAGCTCTTTATTCGCGTCTCCCTTAAATTCTTTATGAGGTATTCCTAAATCTTCTAAAACTTTATTAAATCTCTTATATCCGTCCTTATCTCTCAATTCAACCCATCCCACTTTAAGACTATTCAATTGTTTTTTATTTGTATCAGATAATTTATCAGCAACAAAAACAGAACTATCTCTTGCGATAACCGCATCTGCACTTTCTGGATTTCCTTTTCCCATTAATTTCACTTCACAAAGAAAATCTGTACCTTTATTGCTTAAATAAAAATCAATCTCTCTTTCAAAATCTTCATCAGTTTGTATTTTGCTTTTTACTTTTATTTTGTAATTTTTTTCAGTTACACCATATAATTCACATAATGTTAACATAAGTGGTTTTTCGACTCTTTTTCCGGCTGTACTCCAAAGCCCACCCCTAAGTGCCGCTCGTTTGACTGCTAAAGTATTTATAACTATTAAACTTTCAGCAACATTTAAGTCTACGCTTACTCCTTTAAATTTTAGAGTAAGGGTGATGTTTAATCCTTCTTCACCATCTACTAAGGATTGTATTGTTTGATAAAGTGTATCGTAATGTTCATTTGAGGCTTCTATAACTATCTCTTTTGTTGCAGAATTGTACATATTAGAAATTGTTTTTTTGTTAAGACCCGAATTAATTGCTATATCTTCAGCAGGAAGATTTTTATTAAGAAATTCTTTTTTATACCAATCAACAGTTATATCTTTGTTTTTCAATTTTGCATCAATAATTTTTTTAAAGAAGTCAACAGTATATTGTAAAAATTCTGCATTGATTAGTGTGACTATTTCAATTCTGTAATCTTCCCCATCCATTAGTTTCTTTATTATATTTTTGGCGACTTGTTCAGTTAATGTTATTGTCATTTTATTATCCTCTCAAATTCTTTTATATTTAAAAACTTAGGTCTAAATTTGCTATCCGTAAAAATTTTTGTTTGAGTAAGATTCTCTTTTATCCTATCAACATATTTTTTTTCTTTTTCCGTCAAAAAGAAAAATCTATCAAGATTTAAAGCAGATTTGCCAAATGTTCCACTCCCTGCAAAAGGATCAAAGACTAAATCACCTTTAAAAGAATAGAATTTAATGACTTTGTTGCAGAGTTCTAATGGAAAAACTGCACTGTGAGTTTTATCAAATGTAGGGTCTATCTTCCAAACATTTGATGATTCAAAATCTCCGTTAATTTTACTTTCTTCAACTATTTTT is a window of Candidatus Woesearchaeota archaeon DNA encoding:
- a CDS encoding isoleucine--tRNA ligase codes for the protein MAIGKYEPLVIEPKILSFWEKHKLREKINKRNKKGKQFYFLDGPPYTSGQIHLGTAWNKALKDCVLRYKRMQGFDVYDRAGYDMHGLPIEHKVEAKFNIKNKDEIPSFGVERYIEECRKFSLENMNLMNKDFQRLGAWMDFDHAYTPITEQSIEAIWWLIKKAHEQKRLYEGERAMSWCSTCATALAKHELEYKNIDDLSVYLKFKLKTTKNKESNEYLVIWTTTPWTIPLNLAAVVHPKFYYAKLKVGNEYWIMAKELVGKVMNEIGAAVYEEVETFLGEKLAGKEYIPPFPDEFTYITDAQKTQKKIYTILLSEEYVNLEDGTGIVHFAPGCGESDYELCIREGIKPFNVLDEYGVYPKEHSTFGGLVAKKDDKEFAQLIDKNNSLIFKARYNHSYAHCWRCHNPIIYRTTKQWFFKIEDLKEQMIHENKTNIHWVPDSAFNAFDAWLVNLRDNSITKQRYWGTPLPVWQCKDCRYFEVLSTKKEIEEKCKIKLKDLHKPWIDEAQYPCKQKTSHGLCKGIMNRIPDVMDVWIDPGCASWISLDYPSQQELFTKLFPADFILEGKDQIRGWFNVLMVCSMLGMRKISFKNVYMHGFVQDSLGRKMSKSLGNVISPSEVIDKYGVDTFRFYAIGGAKPMLDLNYNFEDMKIKNKNLDVFWNLHKLLIDMKTAHNLELLPLDRKEKKELDLEDRYILSRLHATIKKVTEKYDQYLINEIPWIIEELFLELSRTYIQTIRDRFALGEKEIKQVVLRVFYHVYFDCLKMFATVCPFVSEEIYQNLKEIFKLKEQSIHESVWPAYDEKQIDEKLEREFVVAKDTMQSILSAREKAQLGVRWPLKKVVIVTMDEEIKSILTFMESIIATQTNVKFIEIVKSFDKMSIKVKPNYKSLGPTFGNDVPKIISALLTENEHTLIKHIDKEGSFKLKVGAKTFNVTKDHLVFEKTLPANYISAEYKYGDLLIDIERTPELDGEGYSREIIRRVQEMRKKQGLQRQNLIKLSISTDENLCALMSSMAKEIKE
- a CDS encoding CfrBI family restriction endonuclease, which produces MTLTEQVAKNIIKKLMDGEDYRIEIVTLINAEFLQYTVDFFKKIIDAKLKNKDITVDWYKKEFLNKNLPAEDIAINSGLNKKTISNMYNSATKEIVIEASNEHYDTLYQTIQSLVDGEEGLNITLTLKFKGVSVDLNVAESLIVINTLAVKRAALRGGLWSTAGKRVEKPLMLTLCELYGVTEKNYKIKVKSKIQTDEDFEREIDFYLSNKGTDFLCEVKLMGKGNPESADAVIARDSSVFVADKLSDTNKKQLNSLKVGWVELRDKDGYKRFNKVLEDLGIPHKEFKGDANKELDKIFAKIFNK